DNA from Cryomorphaceae bacterium:
CGCCTACACCAACCGCGCAGAGGGCTTTTGCCTGTTGAATGACATCGCCATTGCGGCCAGATTTCTGCTCGATCAGCAGCTGGCCACAAAGGTATTGGTGGTAGATCTGGATGTGCACCAGGGAAATGGCACCGCTGAGATTTTTCGCAATGAATCCACAGTTTTCACCTTCAGCATGCACGGGCGCGACAACTACCCGCTGCACAAAGAACAAAGCGATTTGGACGTTCACTTGCCCAAAGGCATTCAGGACGATGCCTACCTCAAGCTCCTTCGTCAACACCTGCCCCGTATTATGGACTCCTTTCAACCCGACTTTGTGTTTTACCAATGTGGCGTGGATGTGCTGGCCTCTGACAAACTGGGTCATCTCGGATTGACCATACAGGGCTGCCGCCAACGTGACGCAGAAGTCATTTCGCGCTGCCATCAACATAACTTACCGCTGGTGATCAGCATGGGAGGAGGCTACAGCGAGCGGATTGCCGATATTGTAGAAGCTCATGCAAATACCTATCGGCTGATTGCCGAAACATACTTTTGAGAACAGGCTAAAAGTCTGCGCGAAGGGTGATAAACATGTTGCGTCCGGGAGCTACCAAGCCCGAGCTGTATGGCCGGTAGCGCTGATCGGTGATGTTCTCTACTCCGGCTGTTACTGAGAACTTTTCGAGTAAGCGAATCATTGCCTTAAAATTCAAGGTGTACCACCCCGGGGAGTAGGGATTACCATTGTTATCGGTGGCGTAAATAAAGGGTTTTTGCCGCTCTTCCTCGTTGAGGTTTTCAAAACTCACCTGGGCGCTATACACCGCGTAGAGCTGCATCATCAGCTTTTCCTTTCTAAAGGTAAGTCGTGTAATTCCAAAGGCTGGCGCGGCGTGTCGCGAGCGCGAAACATCACCATTTTCCATTTCTTCCTCACCCCGCTGGAAGTTGTAATTCGAAGTAAGACTGAAACCTCCCGGAAGCTTGAATTCCGCACCCGCATTAAACCCGAAAACGGTACCGAAGGCCGCATTTTGAATGGCAAAAACCTGACTCATTTCGCCGTTGAACACGATGCTGTCCTGCCCGTTTACCTGAAATGCCCTGCGCACCATCGCATTGTCGAGGTAGGTGTAAAATGCGGTGAAATCGAGTTTGAGCACATCGCCAAAAATTCGCGAAACATTCAGCTCGGCATTGTAAGCGTATTCTGCCGTGAGGTTGGTGTTGGGAACGATGACTTGTCCGGCGGTGAAATCAAAAATCTTCCCGATGTCATCTACATTGGGAGCCCGAAAACCCGAGCTGAGGTTGGCGCTGATTTTCCACTGATCGGTAGGTCTGTACACAGCGCCAATGCTTCCGTTGGTGGCGCCATTTTGAAGTCTTGAACTGGTAAAGTCAAAAGGGAAAAACTCAAGGTGACGGGTAAAGTCAGAGCGAATGTTAAAGCCATTTACCCTGGCACCGGCCTGCATCAGAAATTTTTCTGAAAGAGGGTACTGGTAATTGAGGTAGGCGGCGTAGCTGCTCCATTGCGAATCCGGATAGCGGTCGGGAACAGCCATGGGGTTACCGTTGCGTATATCCACGGCCGACGCTGTTGACTGCACATCATTCAACACATATTCCACCCCGTAGAATAGTTGGTGCTTGTTGATTTTCTTCTCAAAATCCAGGTTTACGGAGTAGGCCTGAACTTCTTCCAGTTGTGTGCGCAAGCGGTGATGGTTGAAGCGTCGGTCAATCCGGCTTTCCTCAAAATACTGGTGTGCCAGTCGCAGGCTCATACCGTCGTACAGAAACGTGGGTTGCGTGTGCGATACGTGCAGGTTGTTCATCATCCATACCTGAGGTCCGTAATTCCACACAGCCGAGCGCGGTAAACCGTTACCGGTGGTTTCAATGAGCCGGTCGTATCGCGGAAAGCCGGAGGTTTCTGAATAATGAAAGCCGTACTGAAAATCCCAGTGCTCGTTGGGCTTGAAACGGATTTTTTGCATCATGTTGACTTGTGAGTAGCCCGAAGGCGACTGCACCAGAGGGTCGGGATTCTGCACCACGCGATCAACGCTGTCAATGCGCTGTACGGTGTAGTGCTTGAGGTACTCCTCGGGGCCGTGACGCCCCATTCTCAGGTCACCAAATTCAGAGTACGTAAAGCTCGTAACCGACGCCCATTTTTTCCAGCCTACATTCACGTCGAAATGATGGGTGGACTCATTATTGGCCGATGAAAAGCGGCTCAGGGCTTTTCCCTTCACGAGGACTTTGTCGTTGGTTGAGAATTGCGGCGCAAGGGTGGCAAAGGCCATTACCCCTCCAATGGCATCGCTGCCGTACATGATGGAACCCGGGCCAAAGAGCACTTCGGTGTTTTCGATGGCAAGCGGATCGAGTGAAATAACGTTTTGGAGATTGCCCGACCTGAAAATAGCCGTGTTCATTCGCACGCCATCCACGGTGTACAGCAGTCTGTTGGCCGAAAAGCCCCGAATCATCGGGCTTCCTCCTCCTTGCTGGCTTTTCTGGATAAATACTTCGCCCGATGAACCGAGCAAATCGGCGGCGGTTTGCGGATTGTAGAGGGCAACATCCCGCGCTGTAATGGATGTTATACGCGACGGAACGTTTTGCGCAGGCTGGCTCCACCGGGTTGCCGACACCACTACCTCGTCAAACTGCCTGACCGTGGACTTCAACAGAATCTCTCCGCCTACCTCATTAAGTGCAGTATAGTTGGTGATTTCCGTTCTGTAGCCCAATCGCCTCACCACAATTTGCCGCGTGCCGCGAAAAGCCGAAATATCAACTTCTCCTTTGGCGTTGGTGGTTTCCAATACCAGAGGAGCATCACTCATCAGGGTCACCATCTCCAAAGGCTCTTCCGTTTCGCTGTCCAGAACCTTAATGATCTGGCCGTGAACATGGGACCAGACGCCCCCCATCCCCAAAAACAAGAGCATCAAAACAAGTCTAATCCTGCGCAGATTGAGCACTTCATTAGGTATGAAAGTCAACACAGAGAGAAACACACTTAACGGGAAAGTTTTCAAGAGAGGAAAATCAGCGTATTCAAAAGCAAAAACCGTGCTGAAAAACCCTCGTGAACACTTGGTTCTGTTGTGTGTTGTATAACTATCTTTGTTACACACTTCAAAAAACATTACCATGGCACAAATCACACTCAAAGGAAACAGCATAAACACCATTGGCAACCTACCGCAAAAAGGACAAACCCTGCCTGATTTTCAGCTGGTGCGTAAAGACCTGTCGTCAGTTTCGGCAGCCGACTTCAAGGGCAAGAGAGTCGTTTTAAATATTTTCCCGAGCATTGATACCGGCGTTTGTGCCACGTCAGTGCGCAAATTCAACGAAAAGGCAGCACATCTCAACAACACGGCCGTGCTATGTGTGTCACGCGACTTACCCTTTGCCCAGGCGCGATTTTGCGGCGCAGAAGGAATTGAAAACGCAGAGACCTTGTCTGATTTCCGCACCGGTGAATTCGGCAAAGCCTTCGGCGTGGAAATGACGGATGGCCCCCTTCAGAATCTTCACTCCAGAGCGGTTGTTGTTGCCGACGAAAATGGTGTGATACTGCATACTGAACAGGTAAACGACATTGTAGAAGAACCCGATTACGATGCAGCGCTGGCTGTTTTGAAATAAGCTGGAGACAGGGCGCGTACCCAGCAGTGCATAGGCAATTCAGGTATGGCAAAACCAATGGCCTGGCAGTCTTTGCGCTTTTAACGCACCATCGTCACATCGCCCTTCACTTCATGCCTTGTGCCGTCGAGCTGAAAAACCTCGAGGTAGTAACCAAACACGCCTGCGTTCAACTCGCGGCCATTCTTGGTGCCGTCCCAGCCTTTGCTTTGATCGGTGGTAGAAAACATCTCTTCGCCGTAGCGATTGTACACCACAAAATTCATCCGGGTGATGTTGCTGCCGCGCACAAACAGCACGTCGTTTACACCATCGCCATTGGGTGAAAACGAGTTGGGGATTCCAAAACCAAAAGACTCCTCTACAAAAACGGTAACGGTATCAGACGATTGACAACCTCCTGACTGTTCATAAAACACCACAAAAGTGGTGGTTTCGTTGAGTGGATAGGTGGTGGTTGCCGGGCACGAAAAGCAGGTTACATCTTCAAAAGGCTGCCAGATAAAGTTGCCGGTTCCGTTGCCGGCAATGGCGCTCAGCGTGGTTGTAGTTCCCTGGATGATGGTTTGATCGGGCCCTGCGTTTACGTTGGGCGGATTGACCACGGTAATTTGCTGGGTGATGCTGGTGCTGCTGCCGTTGGCGTTGGCTACGGTAAGGGTAACGTTGTAGATGCCTGTTTGATCGAGGTAGCAGATATCGGTTGGGCTGAATTCCTGAGAAATGGAGGTGGCCGCACCTTCAAAGGTCCAGAAGTACTCAACGGCGTTGCTGCTTGTGTTGGTAAAATCGTAGCATTGCCCAAGGCAAACGATGGGTGTATAATCAAAGTTGGCAATGGGGCCGCAGCCTTCTACAACGGCAACCATTTCTGGAAAAGTCTCTGTGAAAGTTAAGCCATCGAGGGTTACTTCCAGAATCACATCATAGGTACCTGGCTCCTGATAACACACATTACCCGGGTTTTGAGCGGTTGATGTGGCCGGCGCTCCTCCGGGAAACGTCCATAGCCAGCTCACTTCTTCGGCGTTGGCTATTACACCATCATCCGAGAGATTGGTGTAGGTCAGGCAATCACCATCGCATGCAGTGGGCGTTGAAACTGAAATATCCAGTTCGGGAACAAGAATAATCTCCTCAGGATTACGAATAAACTGGAGCGTTATAATGTCGTTTCCGGGAAATCCAATGTATTCACCTTTCGTATAGGATGCAACGTAGTGATTGAAGTCCTGTGAGTACCAAACTATGATCGTGTCCACAAAGGTGATGGCCGCTGGACCCAGGTCTATCACTTGTTCGTTCACCGTCCGCACTCTGACCACATCTTCGAGGGTAATGTGGGGAAGAATAAGCGTACCGTATCCATCGAATTCAAAGGTGCTCTGACCTGTTCTGGTGTCCTCCTCGCCGCTGGCATCATTGAAACCAGTCGCCAACCAGTTATCAGCTGCTACATCCCCAAAATTCATTGGAAAAGGGTAAGTCAATCGGGGTATAGAGTAATCTACCTTTCCAAAACCTTCAATAAACTGTCCCTCAAGCGCTACACCCTGTGCGCCCAAGGAGTAATAGTTCTCTCCTGTACTGAAACTGCCGTTTGAATATCCCTGTCCTCTTTCAACCCAGTTGCTATTGGGGTAGTCATTTGGAAACAAACCCTGAGAGACAGGAATGTACTCGTAGAGCAACTGAATGCCGTCTACATATTCTGAAAAATCCCAGACCAAATCGGCCCCGCCCCCGGTGATGGGAAGCGGCTCAGCCATATCGATGAAGCTCGTGTAATATACTTCATCACCAATAGACGGGTAATGATCCGCTAAAGAAAGCGTAAACTGAGCGTGGAGCGCATTGCCGCAAATCAATAATCCAGCGAGGAGTAGGTGTTTCATTTGGTTCATGACGCGCAAGATAGGCAGTTTCTGGTAATAGAGATTTTCCATCATCAAGCAAAAACGCGGCACCTTGCTCCTGTCAAAAAGCTTTCGCCACCTTGCTCGCAATTGTTTGGCTGACGAAAAAAAAGAAAAGAGGTTGCAATGATGCAGTCAACAACCTTGACCTAAAAACGGAAGAAGAAAAACACTGCGCCCTCTTCGGGTCGGCGTGTATCGCAGTGACCGATAATCTGCCGGCGCATGGTGAGTACGCGTCCGCTCTCAATGTAACCAATGGTGTTGCGCGCGTTGTTCATCACGCGTCCGTCTTCCACAAATCCGAGCGCGTTGCCGGCGGCATCCAACACCCGTCCTGTTTCAACCCTGCCCAGCACCTTGTGTTCTCTGTTCAGCACCTGGTTGCCATCAATGTACCCAATAACTTCGCCCGAATTCAGGCGAATTTCTCCGTTGTCGATGGTGGCCACAGCGTTTGAGCCGCCAAACATTACCTGTGCCTGAACTGATGTAAGCATCGATGTATAGAAACCGAGCACAATGACAAAGACTAATTTCATTTTTCAGAGTTTTTGTAACCAGCGGCATATACCATGCCACCACCCAGAGGGTGCAATGTACCAAATGCCAGAGCAACCGGCAAATCGCACAAAATACCAAACGGATGTCACGAACCGGCCAAAGTATAGAGCACAATTACCAAAACTATGTCATACAGCAATTTAGACCAATGGCGAAACCCAACATGCAAGCGCTATGACTTTCTGCCAATAGCAAATAGGTTAATCCCGGTTTGCTCAAAACGGATTTGCTCACAGCGCGAATTGAATGCCGATTCGAGAAAAAGCCGATGCATATCCTCTTCTGTCCGGTGAATGAGCTTCCAATCAAGCACGTAATCCATCAATGCACGCGTCTCATTGGCAGGGTGAAAATTCCCAAGAATTACTCGACCTCCTTTTTTCAGTTTTCCGTAAATGAAGTTGAGCAGATTAACAACAAACTTATCGTTGAAATAGTCTATTAATCCTATTGAATAAATAATATCCTGAGGTGGGAGGTTGAGCTCACTTCTACCCAATGCCAGATAGACCAGGTTTGCGTTGGTAAGCTTCAGGCAGTTCTTCAGGCGAGGAGTAGTACGGGCGGAAATATGAGCAAGCGCCTCAAAATCAATATCCACACATGTGCACTGGAGTTGATTAGGATCATTCATGTTGGCATAAACATCAAACAGCTCCGCAGCGGGGCCACAGGCCAGGCTGGTCACTCTTGTTAACTCACCATTGCGTTCTTTCAGTGTAGCGGTAATTTCTTCTACCATCAGTCCACGTCTGTTCTGTACCGCTTTGCCGGCCGACTGATCAAGAAAACATTGATCCAACAATTCACCCAAACGGCCAGAACCTGCAGGGCTGTTCTTGTAAATCTGATCGATTGTAAGGTAATCTCCGGCGTAACCGCGAGGCTTCGCGTACATTCTATCACCCAATTCCGACAACGTGAGATACGGTAACATAGCTTGCTGCACCCTGGCACCGATATGCGCCCGTTGGCTTAAGTTAAGTGTGCTTTTATCACCAATGAGTTGATTAAGCTCAGTTACAAAATTCGAGAAACCTTCTCTCAACTTCAGTGTTGTTGACTCTTTTACCCCGTTGTCCGACTTAATGGCTTCCTGATCAGCATGAAAAAACCCCTCTTGTAACGCATTAATCATTTGATAAATCCGTGATTCGCTATCACTGCAAAATTCTGTATCCGCGGCTTTCGATTGCAGGGATTGAACCAATGCGTTTGCTTTGCGAAGTCTGGTGGCCAGTGTTACTGCAAATGCTTTGTAAAAGGTTGATCTGGCACACTCATCTGTGTCGAGATGTTGGCTTAATACCTCAGCAGGTAATACGAGCAGCATGGTGTTTTCACGTGCACGCACATCTGCCGACGCCATTTGTCCGTCAATAAAGCTTACCTCTGAAAAACATTCTCCGGGTCCGAGCAGGGTAACCTCCTGGTGGGAACCCGGTAGTTTAACCTCCATTAAACCGTGAATTACCACGTACATAGCACCTGGTAGTTCGCCAGCCTTTACAACTAACTCACCTTGAATAAGCTGTTGCTCAATGGCATTACTCAACACCCACCCAATATCCTCTTTTCCTAGTTCACCGATAAAAGTAAGGGCTGAAAAAACCTGTTGCTGATTCATTTGTGTACATTCTTTCGCGACAAAAATAGTATTACTGCCACGCAATCGTAACGCCTATGTAATCAAAACATCAGCAGTCGACTATGAATGTTTTCCCCAAACGGCAAATGATTTTGGTTGTACCATTCAAAGAACCGAAAAAACCCGGCTTCATTGTCGTTTTTAAAAGCCTCGAATGCCTCTGGATCACCGGCTCTGAACAAAAAATAGTTGTAGTACTGAAAGAGCCCTTGCTCCATCATCCGTGCGTGAAAGGGGAACAACACAAAGGGGTAAGTCTCCTGCTTGTTGTCCTCGCCCAGCATCCAGTGTTCTATAAATGCAGTGCGCAATTGATGGATTCCTTCAAGGTCAATACTACCGTCGTCATTGTAGTGAATACTTCCGATGGCCATGGAAAGCGACACCACACCCTCAAAAGGCAAACGGAAGAGTTTAGCCATTTCTTCGGCACTTGATTTTTTCAGGTTTTTGAGGTCCTCCAGCGATACGTTGATGGTAAAGCCCTTTTGGGTGAGATGGAGGGTTTGAGCAGTATCGCCTTTGTTTTCATGCACATCGTTGTACACTTCAAAAAGCAGCGCGCTGATTTCATTTACGCGCGGAGTATTGAACTCGAGGTTCAGAAAAATTTCTCCGTAAAGCAAGGCCCAGATGCGCTCTTGGGTACCGTCGAAAAATTTGGCAGCCCAGTAGTAGTTAGATGCGTGGAGCGGATCTGCGGCAATCCCTTGCTCCCAATAGTACAGAGCCTGCTCAAAATTGGCGTCTAGCTTTTCTACAACACCAAGTTCCAGGTAAAGACTCCCCGCGTTGGGGAATTTCTTAAGCCCTTTGTGATAGGTTTTACGCGCTTTGTCGCGATTACCCATAAGGCTGTATGTATTGCCCAGCATTTTATACTGGAGCGGGTCGGAGCCGTCGCGGCGCTGAACTTTTTTGAGGATTTTTTCGGCCCGGGCATAATCCTCCATAATGTAGTATGCCAACCCTATTTCATAGTCGTACAACCACTTGTTGAAAAGCTTTTTAGCGTCTTCCAGCAATTCGATGGCGCGAACAGGCTCGCCCTCTTCCATCAGGGCAATGGCCATTCGGGCAAGAGAATCTGCATGCATTTCGCGCTGGCTCTGGGCTATTGAACCCTCAGCAACAAGCAGAAAACAAACAAGTATGGCAAATGCACACCGCGGCATGTCTGCAAGGTACGAAATTGAGCGGAAGCGCTTCGCCTCAATCCAATATTGGTAGGTCTTGAGGTTCAGCTAAGCAAGCTAATGCCCGATATAAACGGTGATATTGGGATCCGTAACCATCGGCCGGGTTCTTCTCTGGCCTTCAAAATCCCAATCGTGATGGGTGTAAAGTGCAATGTTATCGGGCAATGGCACTCCGGTTTGAGCATCGTAGGTTACCCAATTGTCTTCGCTGGGGTAATATACCTCCAGCAGGTAATGCGGCGTGAGGTTCAACCCCATAAAGGTGCGAACTGTACGGCAAGGTACACCCAGATGCCGAAGGATGGCGGCCGGCAAATGGGTAAAGCCGATGCAATTGGCTACCCTGCTTTCATAGGCATCTGTGGCAGAGGGCAGCGCCGAGGGGTCTCCCCAGGAGAGTCGTCCGCCCGTGTAGCGAATGACCAGCCAAACCAACTCGTGTTGCAGATTAACCTGTGCCGATTTCAAGAGCGAGTCGGCAAGGTTGACGATGGTTGGATGGCTGCTGTTAATGTACCTCGAAGGACGCGTATACAGCGCAATCTGTTCGGGGACGTACGCAAGCGGATAAGAATCATCGGGCTTTGGAAGCTCGCTTTTTACCTCAATTCTGAAGTGAAGCACCGCACTGCTTTCGCGCTCAACATTCAGCCTGTAATTCAGTGATTGGTGGCTGTTGAAATCCATCAGCGAATCGGCGTGTTCCATCACAAAATGGCGTTTGATCCAGGTTGGCTCATTTGTCCGTGAGTGGTCAAAAAAATTCGGCTGGGCCAGCAGAACAGCCGGAAGGCTCAAAAATGCGACCACAGCAAGGTAGTGGCGCAGGGTCAAAATCACGCTTGTATTCAAATTGTTAATCCACATTTCTCACACATCTAATGGAGTTTCCTGAAGCTTTGGGTGTGCTTACCGTTGTAATGGCACCCTGCGGGGCAATTGAATAGTAGAAGTAGTAGGAGTCGTCTGAGGAATGTGGGGTGGATGTCCAGTATTGACTGGCGCGCCCCTGGCCGATGGTTCCACTCCATAGGTTTCTGAATCCAGCGAAGGCAGGCACAAAATCCACATCCGGATGAAGCAACACCTCACCGGCTGTATTCTGACCACCCACTGCCCGCAGCATCAGCACCCAGTCACGGCTGGTTGGAACACGCCATCCCGACGGACAAACCCCTCTTTCATCTTCTACTGCATAAGCATTGTAAAAAAGGCCGTACTCCTGATCGTGCGCCGCGTTGTTTTCATAGCTCGACAATGCTCCCGACCCGGCGTTGCGCCAATCCTCGGTATCGGGCAAATCAGGAATCGGGTCACCGTTGTTGTACACCCGCGTACGAAGATTTTGAACGAACCATTCCTGTTGATCAATCACCAGGGTTTGGTATTGGTTACCTGCCGCATCTGTTGCACCGGCACCATTTTGTATCTGATAACGTCCGCGGAGATTCATGGCTTTTTGTGCTGTTTTTTGAGCACCGGGCTTTTCTTTGATGCAACGCACAGAGTGCCCCAGGGTTTTACCGCCATACCCAATTTGAAACGAGCGGTTGTCGTACTCCGGAATAAACCAAATGGTAGCACGGGCACCTGTTGAGCGGTCGCGCTGACCTTCATCCTGCGACCACCAACATCCCATTTCACCAAAGTGCGAGTAGTTGCCATCCAGGTTTCTGTACCCACCTGCAATGGCTTCAAACCCCGTCCAGCCGGTTTCAAGCGAATCCGGGTATTTCCAAAAGCCATCGTGGTTGCTCTTTACCGCGTTAAAGGTTTCCCTGCTACCTCCAAAGTAATTGATGAATTCTCTCCACTCAGCCTCTGTAGGTACGCGCCAACCACAGGGACAAATATTGCGTTCATCTGACGCAGCAAACCAGTTGTACAATTTACCATAGTACAGGTTAATCTCTGCTCGCGATTCGTGGATATCCCTGGCCCGTGTGCTGCCTCCGTAGTACGCCCATGCCGCTACTCCAAGGTCTCCCCAGGGCTGTTCTTCCGGCCGGCTTTTAAAGGAGTTCATTCCACCTCTGGGCACAAAAAGAATAGAGTCGCCATTGCAGAACACGGCACTGCGGAGGTTCTCGGCCATCCATTCGTTACCGGCAAGCATAACCGTTTTGTATTGGTTTCCTTCGGCATCCTGCACCATTCCGAAAACAGGCGTATTTTTCAATTCAGCGCGCTCATTTTCTGGGTGCTGACCAAACACAGCGAACACACAGAGTGAAAGAAGAATGATTATACCACGTGCCTTCATACAGAGTTCATTAGGATGCAGGTACAGCCGGGCAACTCGAAACACAAGCCATCTGTAATCAACCTGACAAGGCCACGAATATAGGGAAACAACATAATGTGTGAGCTCCCCATCAAACTACAACACGCTCTTAACCCCCCAAAATGATGGTCAGGACTCGACCATCATTCGCTGATGCTCACTTTCATCATGACGTCCTCCTTGTTGCCGGCATAGAACTCTACTGCAAATGAATTTCCGGGAGCGCGGCGAACACGGTAGGGTCTGAATTGCTTTACCGACCGGCCTTGGCCGAATCCCTTGATAGGTGCATCCTGCATATCCAGGACATTGAGCTTTTCAACATTTCCATTGACGGGATCCACCCTGTAGGCCGCCAATTGCCCTTTGTTTTCTGCATTCTCAGTGTAGTAGGCAGGCACCACGTTAATGGGCACGCTCACATTGCGGTAGTTATCGAGAAAAACATAATAGTGATAATCATTGATTTTCAGGTGTTTGTACGACGTAGAAAACATGCCCGACTGAGGCCGCGCCTGACTCTTGCCCAGGGATTGCATCCATGCCACTTCGCCCTCAGCATCCAGCTTGCAAATAAAAATGTTCTCGTAATAGTACGTGTTGAACTGACGACCATTATTTCGGGTTACTGTTTTGGAATAGCTCGTCTCTCCGTGCATGTACACGCCCCCATCATCGTAAAACAAGACGTAATCGATATCAAGGTAAGGATAGTACACATTTTCTGTCCTTCCTTTGACATACTCTTTCTCATACTTTTTCGCATCCTTTTTGCTTCGGTGCATATTGATAATTTCAAGAGGAATTTCGTGAAACTTTTCGAAAACCACGTTTCCATCCAGATCTCTTGTTGAATAGAATACCCCATCTGCGTGGGCCGTTCCCTTGTTTACTCTGTAGGTTCCTGCCAGGTGAATCTTCTGGTCTTTCTCGATGCTAAAGCCGAGGTCTACAAGGGCTTTGTCGTGAGGGTCTATACCGAAACTTGTAACAGCACCTGAGGCCATATCCACCTTCATGATTTCGAGGTAATAGAGCAAATCACCGCTCTTCTTGTGAAAGTAATTATACGCACCATCCGACCATACCCTGTTGAGAATATACACATTATCCTCATGGTCAATTTCATATCCAATGATGGTTTGCTCTTTGATGTTTCGTTCCATCTGCACGTCGTTCTGTGCAACGAGATTCAGGTCTTTATCAAACAAATTCAGCCCGATTTGCAGGTAGGTGTTCTTTCTTGCCTCAGATTCAGACTTGTAGGCGTAATGGATGAGCAAATTATCTGAGGCGGACGAAAAGATGTATTTGAACTTATCTACCACTCCGGGTCTTTTGCCCCACATCAAGGTTCCTTCGAGCTTACCATCTATGGCAAGAAGTAGTTTTGGCTCACCCACCAGCACCAGGTTTTCGAGATCAATAGGCCGCACAAAGAGTTGTTCTATTCTGTTCTCTTTGCCCCACACCGAATAAAAGAAGTAGCGACGGCCACTAAAGCCGATCAGTTGTTCGAATGTGAAAACACCTTGAATGTCTGTTACTGTATTTTCAGCAACCAGAGCAGGGTTGTCACTCATGTCAAATTTCTGAAAGTGAATGCCTGAATCGTTCATTTTGATCGCGTAATTGTAACCATCCTGCTCAAAATAGATTTTACTCCCGTCAATTACCTCATAGGTAGAAGAAAAATCCACGCTAAAATCTGTAAAAACGGGTGGTGCGATCTGCGCTGTAAGCGAAATCGTTAGACTGAGGAAAACGGAGCTCAAAAATAGTTTCATGACTTTTGGTTAATGTTAAAAATTTGGTTTAGAACGGCAAAGTACAAAATATCCCAATAGCCTTTTTTTTTTGCAACCGCAGGAGTATTGGCTTCGAACCAACCGCCCGTCAGGTCTACCTTTCTCACAGTCTGGCAGGCCTGCATTGATTCGCACAATGCCGATTATTGCGCTGGGCAGCACTGAAGTGCAGAGCATCACTTTTAGATTACCTCGATGCAGCTTTGCGGCGTGCGATTCTTCGATTTCCAAAGCCGGATTTCTCCCCCCAAACAAAAAAAAGCCGCCTCGTAATCGAAGCGGCTTTTTGGGGTGGTGCCAGCTGGA
Protein-coding regions in this window:
- a CDS encoding histone deacetylase, translated to MFKIAWSPIYHHPLPDGHKFPMEKYSLLPEQLVYEGTVSERSFFTPERVAEKDLLRVHDENYWHRLKNLELTAQEQRRSGFPHSHQLIEREQCIMQGTLQAARFAMEFGAAANIAGGTHHAYTNRAEGFCLLNDIAIAARFLLDQQLATKVLVVDLDVHQGNGTAEIFRNESTVFTFSMHGRDNYPLHKEQSDLDVHLPKGIQDDAYLKLLRQHLPRIMDSFQPDFVFYQCGVDVLASDKLGHLGLTIQGCRQRDAEVISRCHQHNLPLVISMGGGYSERIADIVEAHANTYRLIAETYF
- a CDS encoding TonB-dependent receptor; translation: MLLFLGMGGVWSHVHGQIIKVLDSETEEPLEMVTLMSDAPLVLETTNAKGEVDISAFRGTRQIVVRRLGYRTEITNYTALNEVGGEILLKSTVRQFDEVVVSATRWSQPAQNVPSRITSITARDVALYNPQTAADLLGSSGEVFIQKSQQGGGSPMIRGFSANRLLYTVDGVRMNTAIFRSGNLQNVISLDPLAIENTEVLFGPGSIMYGSDAIGGVMAFATLAPQFSTNDKVLVKGKALSRFSSANNESTHHFDVNVGWKKWASVTSFTYSEFGDLRMGRHGPEEYLKHYTVQRIDSVDRVVQNPDPLVQSPSGYSQVNMMQKIRFKPNEHWDFQYGFHYSETSGFPRYDRLIETTGNGLPRSAVWNYGPQVWMMNNLHVSHTQPTFLYDGMSLRLAHQYFEESRIDRRFNHHRLRTQLEEVQAYSVNLDFEKKINKHQLFYGVEYVLNDVQSTASAVDIRNGNPMAVPDRYPDSQWSSYAAYLNYQYPLSEKFLMQAGARVNGFNIRSDFTRHLEFFPFDFTSSRLQNGATNGSIGAVYRPTDQWKISANLSSGFRAPNVDDIGKIFDFTAGQVIVPNTNLTAEYAYNAELNVSRIFGDVLKLDFTAFYTYLDNAMVRRAFQVNGQDSIVFNGEMSQVFAIQNAAFGTVFGFNAGAEFKLPGGFSLTSNYNFQRGEEEMENGDVSRSRHAAPAFGITRLTFRKEKLMMQLYAVYSAQVSFENLNEEERQKPFIYATDNNGNPYSPGWYTLNFKAMIRLLEKFSVTAGVENITDQRYRPYSSGLVAPGRNMFITLRADF
- a CDS encoding thiol peroxidase translates to MAQITLKGNSINTIGNLPQKGQTLPDFQLVRKDLSSVSAADFKGKRVVLNIFPSIDTGVCATSVRKFNEKAAHLNNTAVLCVSRDLPFAQARFCGAEGIENAETLSDFRTGEFGKAFGVEMTDGPLQNLHSRAVVVADENGVILHTEQVNDIVEEPDYDAALAVLK
- a CDS encoding PKD domain-containing protein, with the protein product MMENLYYQKLPILRVMNQMKHLLLAGLLICGNALHAQFTLSLADHYPSIGDEVYYTSFIDMAEPLPITGGGADLVWDFSEYVDGIQLLYEYIPVSQGLFPNDYPNSNWVERGQGYSNGSFSTGENYYSLGAQGVALEGQFIEGFGKVDYSIPRLTYPFPMNFGDVAADNWLATGFNDASGEEDTRTGQSTFEFDGYGTLILPHITLEDVVRVRTVNEQVIDLGPAAITFVDTIIVWYSQDFNHYVASYTKGEYIGFPGNDIITLQFIRNPEEIILVPELDISVSTPTACDGDCLTYTNLSDDGVIANAEEVSWLWTFPGGAPATSTAQNPGNVCYQEPGTYDVILEVTLDGLTFTETFPEMVAVVEGCGPIANFDYTPIVCLGQCYDFTNTSSNAVEYFWTFEGAATSISQEFSPTDICYLDQTGIYNVTLTVANANGSSTSITQQITVVNPPNVNAGPDQTIIQGTTTTLSAIAGNGTGNFIWQPFEDVTCFSCPATTTYPLNETTTFVVFYEQSGGCQSSDTVTVFVEESFGFGIPNSFSPNGDGVNDVLFVRGSNITRMNFVVYNRYGEEMFSTTDQSKGWDGTKNGRELNAGVFGYYLEVFQLDGTRHEVKGDVTMVR
- a CDS encoding transglutaminase family protein, which produces MWINNLNTSVILTLRHYLAVVAFLSLPAVLLAQPNFFDHSRTNEPTWIKRHFVMEHADSLMDFNSHQSLNYRLNVERESSAVLHFRIEVKSELPKPDDSYPLAYVPEQIALYTRPSRYINSSHPTIVNLADSLLKSAQVNLQHELVWLVIRYTGGRLSWGDPSALPSATDAYESRVANCIGFTHLPAAILRHLGVPCRTVRTFMGLNLTPHYLLEVYYPSEDNWVTYDAQTGVPLPDNIALYTHHDWDFEGQRRTRPMVTDPNITVYIGH